A genomic window from Pseudomonas cavernicola includes:
- a CDS encoding helix-turn-helix transcriptional regulator has translation MARTLSLETFSEMLGNLYQGPLENIPWATFLNQLNLYLDSKYVTFILRPPSAQVEGLMVTTNGTSAEVVEGIASYNKYFFTLDPFVGLPNRQVVTLEEFVSKDDWLNSEFYKSFLEPGDVFHILGADINTCDGAQCRIRISRGRASPAFSSEDKALLTQFIPHLERSIKIHMQLNRIETERNLYAGAVDQLAVGTIILDETGKVLQTNQVADRLIQDKDGLKLVNDGLQVGTARDTQEFRRLVKQALLSQKSNNPSVVEALRVQRPSGRADLGIIVRSVPLSAWSEGKQCPAVVIFISDPEQQSSAPQEIVRALFDFTPAETQLAMLLANGLTLDEASEELGISRNTARAHLRSTFSKTGVTRQTMLVRLILRSVATLG, from the coding sequence ATGGCTCGCACACTCAGTCTCGAGACGTTCAGCGAGATGCTCGGCAATCTCTACCAGGGGCCGCTGGAGAACATCCCCTGGGCGACCTTTCTCAACCAACTCAATTTGTACCTGGACAGCAAGTACGTCACCTTCATCCTGCGCCCACCGAGCGCGCAGGTGGAAGGTCTGATGGTCACCACCAACGGCACCTCAGCAGAGGTGGTTGAGGGGATCGCCTCGTACAATAAGTATTTCTTCACCCTTGACCCCTTCGTCGGCTTGCCCAACCGCCAAGTCGTCACCCTCGAGGAGTTCGTCTCCAAGGACGACTGGCTGAACTCCGAGTTCTACAAGAGTTTTCTCGAGCCGGGGGACGTCTTCCACATCCTCGGCGCCGACATCAATACCTGCGACGGCGCGCAGTGCCGCATCCGCATCAGCCGCGGCCGCGCCAGCCCGGCCTTCAGCAGCGAAGACAAGGCCCTGCTCACGCAATTCATCCCGCACCTTGAGCGCTCGATCAAGATCCACATGCAGCTCAACCGCATCGAGACCGAACGCAACCTCTACGCCGGTGCGGTGGACCAGCTGGCGGTCGGCACCATCATCCTCGACGAGACGGGCAAGGTGCTGCAGACCAACCAGGTCGCCGACCGCCTGATCCAGGACAAGGACGGCCTCAAGCTGGTCAACGATGGCCTGCAGGTTGGCACCGCCCGCGACACCCAGGAATTCCGCCGGTTGGTGAAACAGGCCCTGCTCTCGCAGAAGAGCAACAACCCCTCGGTGGTCGAGGCCCTGCGCGTGCAGCGGCCGTCCGGGCGGGCGGATCTCGGCATCATAGTGCGCTCGGTGCCGCTGTCGGCCTGGAGCGAAGGCAAGCAGTGCCCGGCGGTGGTGATCTTTATCAGCGACCCGGAGCAGCAGTCCAGCGCCCCCCAGGAGATCGTCCGCGCGCTGTTCGACTTCACCCCGGCCGAAACCCAGTTGGCCATGCTGTTGGCCAACGGCCTGACTCTCGACGAAGCCTCGGAAGAGCTGGGCATCAGCCGCAACACCGCACGCGCGCACCTGCGCTCGACCTTCTCCAAAACCGGCGTGACCCGCCAGACCATGCTGGTACGGCTGATCCTGCGCAGCGTGGCGACGCTCGGCTAG
- a CDS encoding NADH:flavin oxidoreductase yields MTAALEKLFGPARLAGLTLRNRVIKTATFEGMCPGGVPGEELIRHHAEMARGGVALTTLAYCGVSPDGLTFPDQMWMHEGIFAQLQRLTAAVHAEGGAVSAQLAHCGFFSRNKPRNIPRPKGPSAGINQYGLFSGIPFAGAMTAQDIAKTLGEYAEAAAFVKRAGFDAIEIHMGHGYLLSQFISPATNKRRDQYGGSLENRMRLPLEVLAAVRAAVGEDFPLLAKLNLSDGFAGGLSIEESCRAAQLLEQAGLNAIVMSGGSVTRSPMYLFRGDSPLAAMVKLEKNPLQRTAMKLFGGALFPDSPFEELYFLEQARRMRQATRLPLVYLGGVSSAESMRRAMNEGFDFIAMGRALLNDPDLLERVRSDAQHRSACTHCNLCVASMALPGGVRCVLNAPGCL; encoded by the coding sequence ATGACAGCCGCGCTGGAAAAACTCTTTGGTCCGGCGCGTTTAGCCGGGCTGACGCTGCGTAACCGGGTGATCAAGACCGCCACCTTCGAGGGCATGTGCCCCGGCGGGGTACCGGGCGAGGAGCTGATCCGCCACCACGCCGAGATGGCCCGTGGCGGGGTGGCGCTGACTACTCTGGCCTACTGCGGGGTGTCGCCGGACGGCCTGACCTTCCCCGACCAGATGTGGATGCACGAGGGCATCTTTGCGCAGCTGCAACGCCTCACCGCCGCGGTGCATGCCGAGGGTGGCGCCGTTTCCGCGCAGTTGGCCCATTGCGGCTTCTTCAGTCGCAACAAGCCCCGCAATATCCCGCGGCCCAAAGGGCCGAGCGCCGGCATCAATCAGTACGGTCTGTTCTCCGGGATTCCCTTCGCCGGCGCCATGACCGCGCAAGACATCGCCAAGACCCTGGGCGAATACGCCGAGGCCGCGGCCTTCGTCAAACGGGCGGGTTTCGATGCGATCGAGATCCACATGGGCCACGGCTACCTGCTCAGCCAATTCATCTCGCCGGCGACCAACAAGCGCCGCGACCAATACGGCGGCTCGCTGGAGAACCGCATGCGCCTACCGCTGGAGGTGCTGGCGGCGGTGCGCGCGGCGGTGGGCGAGGACTTCCCGCTGCTGGCCAAGCTCAACCTCAGCGACGGCTTCGCCGGCGGCCTGAGCATCGAGGAGTCCTGCCGCGCCGCGCAGCTGCTGGAGCAGGCCGGGCTGAACGCCATTGTCATGAGCGGTGGCTCGGTCACCCGCTCACCGATGTATCTGTTCCGTGGCGACAGCCCGCTTGCGGCCATGGTCAAGCTGGAGAAGAACCCGCTGCAGCGCACCGCGATGAAACTGTTCGGCGGCGCCCTATTTCCCGATTCGCCCTTCGAGGAGCTGTATTTTCTCGAACAAGCGCGACGGATGCGCCAGGCCACTCGGCTGCCGCTGGTCTACCTGGGCGGTGTGAGCAGCGCCGAGAGCATGCGCCGAGCGATGAACGAGGGCTTCGACTTCATCGCCATGGGCCGCGCCCTGCTCAATGACCCCGACTTGCTGGAGCGGGTGCGCTCCGACGCACAGCACCGGAGTGCCTGCACCCACTGCAACCTGTGTGTCGCCAGTATGGCGCTACCGGGTGGGGTGCGTTGTGTGCTGAATGCGCCAGGGTGTTTGTAG
- a CDS encoding SDR family oxidoreductase produces MSKTTLFDLDGKIAFVSGASRGIGEAIAKLLAQQGAHVIVSSRKIEGCQAVADAIIAAGGKATAIACHIGEMEQIQSVFAQIREQFGRLDILVNNAATNPQFCNVLDTDLSAFQKTVDVNIRGYFFMSIEAGKLMRENGKGSIINVASINGVSPGIFQGIYSVTKAAVINMTKVFAKECAQFGIRCNALLPGLTDTKFASALVKNDAILNTALLQIPLKRVADPSEMAGTVLYLASDASSYTTGVALNVDGGFLS; encoded by the coding sequence ATGTCCAAGACCACACTGTTCGACCTCGACGGCAAAATCGCCTTCGTATCGGGTGCCAGCCGCGGAATCGGCGAAGCCATCGCCAAACTGCTGGCTCAGCAAGGCGCCCATGTCATCGTCTCCAGCCGCAAGATCGAAGGCTGCCAAGCCGTAGCTGACGCGATTATCGCGGCTGGCGGCAAAGCCACGGCTATCGCCTGTCATATCGGCGAGATGGAACAGATTCAAAGCGTTTTTGCGCAAATCCGCGAGCAATTTGGTCGCCTGGACATTCTGGTCAATAACGCCGCCACCAACCCGCAGTTCTGCAATGTGCTGGATACCGACTTGTCGGCCTTCCAGAAGACCGTGGATGTGAACATCCGCGGTTACTTCTTCATGTCCATCGAAGCCGGCAAGCTGATGCGTGAAAACGGCAAAGGCAGCATCATCAACGTTGCCTCGATCAACGGCGTATCGCCGGGAATCTTCCAAGGCATCTACTCCGTGACGAAAGCTGCGGTGATCAATATGACCAAGGTCTTCGCCAAGGAGTGCGCGCAGTTCGGCATCCGCTGCAACGCGCTGCTGCCAGGCCTGACCGACACCAAGTTCGCTTCCGCCCTAGTGAAAAACGACGCGATCCTGAATACCGCTCTGCTGCAGATTCCGCTCAAGCGCGTGGCGGACCCGAGCGAGATGGCCGGCACCGTGCTGTACCTGGCTAGCGATGCGTCCAGCTACACCACTGGCGTGGCGCTGAATGTGGATGGCGGCTTCCTCTCCTGA
- a CDS encoding SDR family NAD(P)-dependent oxidoreductase — protein MSIEQGRVAVITGAASGIGRGLAEYAAGLGMRLVLSDVDGQRLQALCAELQALGAEAVACVTDVGDPAQVERLRDVAVERFGGVDLLFNNAGVMQTGHCWEITQEQWQRMLSVNLQGVINGIRSFVPLLLEQGRPAHVVNTASLAGLVSSPLMAPYNVTKQAVVALSETLHYELSLQQAQVSVSVLCPGPVASEIMASDQVAGAAGAQFNELLDTSIRQGMTPLELAELVFTAVREKRFWILPHKFFKPALERRMQSILEETNPLFQFVDEKGTEIEGEHDAA, from the coding sequence ATGAGCATTGAACAGGGCCGCGTGGCGGTTATCACGGGTGCGGCCAGCGGCATTGGTCGCGGTCTGGCCGAATATGCCGCAGGGCTAGGCATGCGCCTGGTACTCAGCGATGTGGACGGGCAGCGGCTGCAGGCACTGTGCGCGGAATTGCAGGCACTGGGCGCCGAGGCTGTCGCCTGCGTGACCGATGTCGGCGACCCGGCGCAGGTCGAGCGTCTGCGCGATGTAGCGGTGGAGCGCTTCGGTGGCGTCGATCTGCTGTTCAACAACGCCGGGGTGATGCAGACCGGGCACTGCTGGGAGATCACCCAGGAGCAGTGGCAGCGCATGCTCAGTGTCAACCTGCAAGGCGTGATCAATGGCATTCGCAGCTTCGTGCCGCTGCTACTGGAGCAGGGCCGCCCGGCCCATGTGGTCAACACCGCCTCGCTTGCGGGCCTGGTCAGCAGCCCCTTGATGGCACCCTACAACGTGACCAAACAGGCGGTGGTCGCGCTCTCGGAAACCCTGCATTACGAGCTGAGCCTGCAACAGGCGCAGGTCTCGGTGTCGGTGCTTTGCCCAGGGCCGGTAGCCAGCGAGATCATGGCCTCGGACCAGGTCGCAGGCGCTGCCGGTGCGCAGTTCAACGAGCTGCTCGATACCAGCATCCGCCAGGGCATGACCCCGCTCGAACTAGCCGAACTGGTGTTCACTGCGGTGCGCGAGAAGCGCTTCTGGATACTCCCGCACAAGTTCTTCAAGCCGGCATTGGAGCGGCGGATGCAGAGCATTCTCGAAGAGACCAATCCGCTGTTTCAGTTTGTTGATGAGAAAGGAACCGAGATTGAAGGAGAGCACGATGCCGCTTGA
- a CDS encoding alpha/beta hydrolase — protein MPLDSQIAAVLQQFSGLPQQDLSQLSAAQYRQSADNMMQPIPGEPMAEVRDLRVAGATGELDARLYRPLDQPNLPLLVFFHGGGFVFGTLDTHDNLCRSLAKQTGAVVVSIAYRLAPEAKFPAAPLDCYRVTCWLVEQAQALGVDASRLALAGDSAGGNLALAVSRLAAERKGPRISYQCLFYPVTDGRCDSPSYEAFAEGYFLTREMMLWCWQHYLQNPEQADDALASPLRAEELDNLPPTTLITAEFDPLRDEGEAFAKRLQQAGVATRLERYDGMIHGFVSMAPFVERAAEALAAAATDLRAALN, from the coding sequence ATGCCGCTTGATAGCCAGATCGCCGCCGTACTGCAGCAGTTCAGTGGCCTGCCGCAGCAGGATCTCAGCCAGCTGAGTGCCGCGCAGTATCGCCAGTCTGCCGACAACATGATGCAGCCCATCCCCGGCGAGCCCATGGCCGAGGTTCGCGATCTGCGCGTGGCCGGCGCCACCGGCGAGTTGGACGCGCGCCTGTATCGGCCGCTGGACCAGCCGAACCTGCCGCTCCTGGTGTTCTTCCATGGCGGCGGCTTCGTCTTTGGCACTCTGGATACCCATGACAACCTCTGCCGCTCGCTTGCCAAACAGACTGGCGCCGTGGTGGTGTCGATCGCCTACCGGTTGGCACCGGAGGCCAAGTTCCCGGCGGCCCCGCTGGATTGCTACCGCGTCACCTGTTGGCTGGTCGAGCAGGCTCAGGCCCTGGGCGTCGACGCCAGCCGCCTAGCCCTGGCTGGCGACAGCGCCGGGGGCAACCTGGCGCTTGCTGTGAGCCGCCTGGCGGCCGAGCGCAAAGGCCCGCGTATCAGCTATCAATGCCTGTTTTATCCGGTCACCGATGGGCGCTGTGACAGTCCCTCCTATGAGGCCTTCGCCGAGGGCTATTTCCTCACCCGCGAGATGATGCTGTGGTGCTGGCAGCACTATCTGCAGAATCCCGAGCAGGCTGATGACGCACTCGCCTCGCCGTTGCGCGCCGAGGAACTGGACAATCTGCCGCCCACCACCCTGATCACCGCCGAGTTCGACCCGCTGCGCGACGAGGGCGAGGCCTTCGCCAAGCGCCTGCAGCAAGCCGGCGTCGCCACGCGCCTGGAGCGCTATGACGGGATGATCCACGGCTTCGTCAGCATGGCACCCTTTGTCGAGCGCGCGGCCGAAGCCCTGGCGGCGGCGGCCACCGATCTGCGCGCGGCGCTTAACTGA